A genomic window from Triticum urartu cultivar G1812 chromosome 7, Tu2.1, whole genome shotgun sequence includes:
- the LOC125523541 gene encoding lissencephaly-1 homolog isoform X3, with translation MQCTDQLLVLNTTMSKDLILERFTKDLFNYETDSEVLDEAKSEGYSPMPLSLSSTANQNYQDAAKESSEPQPASDTAPEVILPGSVELFNDSPHMLHFPFEPNELIPSSLHLRNNTDAHVPFMLMKKSNNKGMCFVRLPLYGIVPPRSTYTLVVIIDKKENLPEEREDELILRSIINGKCSCTAVRLACEGLFEEAEKSGNTVVHTVKAVYARQEETTYEAILPPVKIMRMDDNYHTSNIFCLDAHPSEPWIITSHWSGQVIIWSCNTQEVMVSRNVGIGQVCSIKFIARKQLFVVGFTTGSIHVYKYQIGQLKKIRHIKQISVDNGLQSLAVHPTQSYVLLVFHRFISLWDGERGWKLVRTFTGHSGFVRQVTFNPMDTNSFASASEDNTIKVWNMGSPEHKYTLSGHSGGVNCLDFFMRAGQQHLVTGSNDINAKIWDLKERMCVYTLKAFMSPVVSVVSHPTLPVLIAGTKDGTVHLWSSTDFSCFIFPRRMRVLHVNKSGFVSGLACSMGSRRISEYRFVFTLSYVQIEYTYVVYSLFLWRHILSIFYMWHHKT, from the exons ATGCAGTGCACAGACCAGTTGCTGGTACTAAACACTACTATGAGCAAGGATCTCATACTGGAGAGATTCACTAAAGACTTGTTCAACTACGAGACAGATAGTGAAGTGTTGGACGAAGCAAAATCTGAGGGTTATTCACCAATGCCTTTGTCGCTGTCGAGCACAGCCAATCAGAATTATCAAGATGCGGCAAAGGAATCTAGTGAGCCACAACCAGCAAGTGACACAGCACCTGAG GTAATCCTACCAGGCTCTGTTGAGCTTTTTAATGACTCCCCACATATGCTCCACTTCCCTTTTGAACCCAATGAGTTGATCCCGTCCTCTCTGCACCTAAGAAATAATACAGATGCACATGTGCCATTTATGCTTATGAAGAAGAGCAATAACAAAGGGATGTGCTTCGTAAGGCTGCCACTGTATGGCATTGTGCCTCCGAGATCCACTTACACTCTCGTGGTGATAATAGATAAAAAGGAAAACCTACCAGAAGAAAGAGAAGATGAACTAATCCTTCGTAGCATTATAAATGGCAAGTGTAGCTGTACTGCCGTACGGCTTGCTTGCGAGGGACTCTTTGAGGAAGCCGAAAAGTCAGGAAATACTGTGGTGCATACAGTGAAAGCTGTTTATGCTCGGCAAGAAGAGACAACATATGAG GCAATCCTGCCTCCAGTAAAG ATCATGCGTATGGATGATAATTACCATACTAGTAATATTTTCTGTCTAGATGCACATCCGTCGGAGCCATG GATTATAACAAGTCACTGGAGCGGACAAGTTATCATATGGAGCTGTAACACACAG GAAGTGATGGTTTCTCGTAATGTCGGAATCGGACAAG TTTGCTCTATTAAATTCATTGCACGCAAGCAATTATTTGTTGTTGGGTTCACTACCGGTTCCATCCATGTTTACAAGTATCAAATTGGACAACTCAAAAAAATAAGACACATCAAGCAGATCTCTGTTGATAATGGTCTCCAATCACTAGCTGTTCACCCAACCCAATCGTATGTACTTTTAGTATTTCATAGGTTCATAAGCCTTTGGGACGGGGAGCGAGGGTGGAAGTTGGTAAGAACATTCACTGGTCACAGCGGGTTTGTAAGGCAAGTCACATTCAACCCAATGGACACCAACAGTTTTGCTAGTGCTTCGGAAGATAACACGATAAAG GTTTGGAATATGGGTTCACCTGAACATAAGTATACTCTATCTGGTCATTCTGGCGGAGTGAACTGCCTGGATTTTTTCATGCGTGCCGGGCAGCAACATTTGGTTACTGGCTCCAACGATATAAATGCCAAG ATATGGGACTTGAAGGAAAGAATGTGTGTTTATACACTGAAAGCATTCATGTCTCCGGTTGTTTCTGTCGTTTCCCATCCCACTCTTCCAGTTCTAATTGCAGGTACAAAAGACGGCACTGTTCATTTGTGGAGCTCCACTGATTTCAG TTGCTTCATATTCCCCAGGCGTATGAGAGTCCTTCATGTTAACAAGAGCGGATTTGTTTCTGGTCTAGCATGTTCTATGGGGTCGAGAAG AATTTCGGAATATAGGTTCGTATTCACCCTTTCATATGTTCAGATAGAGTATACTTATGTGGTATACTCTCTATTTTTGTGGCGCCACATACTTTCTATTTTTTATATGTGGCACCACAAAACGTAA
- the LOC125523541 gene encoding lissencephaly-1 homolog isoform X2, with protein MQCTDQLLVLNTTMSKDLILERFTKDLFNYETDSEVLDEAKSEGYSPMPLSLSSTANQNYQDAAKESSEPQPASDTAPEVILPGSVELFNDSPHMLHFPFEPNELIPSSLHLRNNTDAHVPFMLMKKSNNKGMCFVRLPLYGIVPPRSTYTLVVIIDKKENLPEEREDELILRSIINGKCSCTAVRLACEGLFEEAEKSGNTVVHTVKAVYARQEETTYEAILPPVKIMRMDDNYHTSNIFCLDAHPSEPWIITSHWSGQVIIWSCNTQEVMVSRNVGIGQVCSIKFIARKQLFVVGFTTGSIHVYKYQIGQLKKIRHIKQISVDNGLQSLAVHPTQSYVLLVFHRFISLWDGERGWKLVRTFTGHSGFVRQVTFNPMDTNSFASASEDNTIKVWNMGSPEHKYTLSGHSGGVNCLDFFMRAGQQHLVTGSNDINAKIWDLKERMCVYTLKAFMSPVVSVVSHPTLPVLIAGTKDGTVHLWSSTDFRRMRVLHVNKSGFVSGLACSMGSRRVVIGDNQTVSMMEIHGEEPVARDGNNEIIYELPRWCTYRQNKQFQQLILGAIAIIVFLLYALLRRTEEEELFFREDNHLYFS; from the exons ATGCAGTGCACAGACCAGTTGCTGGTACTAAACACTACTATGAGCAAGGATCTCATACTGGAGAGATTCACTAAAGACTTGTTCAACTACGAGACAGATAGTGAAGTGTTGGACGAAGCAAAATCTGAGGGTTATTCACCAATGCCTTTGTCGCTGTCGAGCACAGCCAATCAGAATTATCAAGATGCGGCAAAGGAATCTAGTGAGCCACAACCAGCAAGTGACACAGCACCTGAG GTAATCCTACCAGGCTCTGTTGAGCTTTTTAATGACTCCCCACATATGCTCCACTTCCCTTTTGAACCCAATGAGTTGATCCCGTCCTCTCTGCACCTAAGAAATAATACAGATGCACATGTGCCATTTATGCTTATGAAGAAGAGCAATAACAAAGGGATGTGCTTCGTAAGGCTGCCACTGTATGGCATTGTGCCTCCGAGATCCACTTACACTCTCGTGGTGATAATAGATAAAAAGGAAAACCTACCAGAAGAAAGAGAAGATGAACTAATCCTTCGTAGCATTATAAATGGCAAGTGTAGCTGTACTGCCGTACGGCTTGCTTGCGAGGGACTCTTTGAGGAAGCCGAAAAGTCAGGAAATACTGTGGTGCATACAGTGAAAGCTGTTTATGCTCGGCAAGAAGAGACAACATATGAG GCAATCCTGCCTCCAGTAAAG ATCATGCGTATGGATGATAATTACCATACTAGTAATATTTTCTGTCTAGATGCACATCCGTCGGAGCCATG GATTATAACAAGTCACTGGAGCGGACAAGTTATCATATGGAGCTGTAACACACAG GAAGTGATGGTTTCTCGTAATGTCGGAATCGGACAAG TTTGCTCTATTAAATTCATTGCACGCAAGCAATTATTTGTTGTTGGGTTCACTACCGGTTCCATCCATGTTTACAAGTATCAAATTGGACAACTCAAAAAAATAAGACACATCAAGCAGATCTCTGTTGATAATGGTCTCCAATCACTAGCTGTTCACCCAACCCAATCGTATGTACTTTTAGTATTTCATAGGTTCATAAGCCTTTGGGACGGGGAGCGAGGGTGGAAGTTGGTAAGAACATTCACTGGTCACAGCGGGTTTGTAAGGCAAGTCACATTCAACCCAATGGACACCAACAGTTTTGCTAGTGCTTCGGAAGATAACACGATAAAG GTTTGGAATATGGGTTCACCTGAACATAAGTATACTCTATCTGGTCATTCTGGCGGAGTGAACTGCCTGGATTTTTTCATGCGTGCCGGGCAGCAACATTTGGTTACTGGCTCCAACGATATAAATGCCAAG ATATGGGACTTGAAGGAAAGAATGTGTGTTTATACACTGAAAGCATTCATGTCTCCGGTTGTTTCTGTCGTTTCCCATCCCACTCTTCCAGTTCTAATTGCAGGTACAAAAGACGGCACTGTTCATTTGTGGAGCTCCACTGATTTCAG GCGTATGAGAGTCCTTCATGTTAACAAGAGCGGATTTGTTTCTGGTCTAGCATGTTCTATGGGGTCGAGAAG GGTTGTAATTGGAGATAATCAGACAGTGTCAATGATGGAGATCCATGGTGAAGAACCGGTTGCTAGAGATGGGAACAATGAAATTATATATGAACTACCGCGTTGGTGCACCTATCGTCAAAACAAACAATTTCAGCAGTTGATCCTGGGCGCTATTGCTATAATAGTGTTTCTTCTTTATGCTCTTCTTCGTCGTACGGAAGAGGAAGAGTTATTTTTTCGTGAAGACAATCATCTTTACTTTTCTTAA
- the LOC125523541 gene encoding lissencephaly-1 homolog isoform X1, whose product MQCTDQLLVLNTTMSKDLILERFTKDLFNYETDSEVLDEAKSEGYSPMPLSLSSTANQNYQDAAKESSEPQPASDTAPEVILPGSVELFNDSPHMLHFPFEPNELIPSSLHLRNNTDAHVPFMLMKKSNNKGMCFVRLPLYGIVPPRSTYTLVVIIDKKENLPEEREDELILRSIINGKCSCTAVRLACEGLFEEAEKSGNTVVHTVKAVYARQEETTYEAILPPVKIMRMDDNYHTSNIFCLDAHPSEPWIITSHWSGQVIIWSCNTQEVMVSRNVGIGQVCSIKFIARKQLFVVGFTTGSIHVYKYQIGQLKKIRHIKQISVDNGLQSLAVHPTQSYVLLVFHRFISLWDGERGWKLVRTFTGHSGFVRQVTFNPMDTNSFASASEDNTIKVWNMGSPEHKYTLSGHSGGVNCLDFFMRAGQQHLVTGSNDINAKIWDLKERMCVYTLKAFMSPVVSVVSHPTLPVLIAGTKDGTVHLWSSTDFSCFIFPRRMRVLHVNKSGFVSGLACSMGSRRVVIGDNQTVSMMEIHGEEPVARDGNNEIIYELPRWCTYRQNKQFQQLILGAIAIIVFLLYALLRRTEEEELFFREDNHLYFS is encoded by the exons ATGCAGTGCACAGACCAGTTGCTGGTACTAAACACTACTATGAGCAAGGATCTCATACTGGAGAGATTCACTAAAGACTTGTTCAACTACGAGACAGATAGTGAAGTGTTGGACGAAGCAAAATCTGAGGGTTATTCACCAATGCCTTTGTCGCTGTCGAGCACAGCCAATCAGAATTATCAAGATGCGGCAAAGGAATCTAGTGAGCCACAACCAGCAAGTGACACAGCACCTGAG GTAATCCTACCAGGCTCTGTTGAGCTTTTTAATGACTCCCCACATATGCTCCACTTCCCTTTTGAACCCAATGAGTTGATCCCGTCCTCTCTGCACCTAAGAAATAATACAGATGCACATGTGCCATTTATGCTTATGAAGAAGAGCAATAACAAAGGGATGTGCTTCGTAAGGCTGCCACTGTATGGCATTGTGCCTCCGAGATCCACTTACACTCTCGTGGTGATAATAGATAAAAAGGAAAACCTACCAGAAGAAAGAGAAGATGAACTAATCCTTCGTAGCATTATAAATGGCAAGTGTAGCTGTACTGCCGTACGGCTTGCTTGCGAGGGACTCTTTGAGGAAGCCGAAAAGTCAGGAAATACTGTGGTGCATACAGTGAAAGCTGTTTATGCTCGGCAAGAAGAGACAACATATGAG GCAATCCTGCCTCCAGTAAAG ATCATGCGTATGGATGATAATTACCATACTAGTAATATTTTCTGTCTAGATGCACATCCGTCGGAGCCATG GATTATAACAAGTCACTGGAGCGGACAAGTTATCATATGGAGCTGTAACACACAG GAAGTGATGGTTTCTCGTAATGTCGGAATCGGACAAG TTTGCTCTATTAAATTCATTGCACGCAAGCAATTATTTGTTGTTGGGTTCACTACCGGTTCCATCCATGTTTACAAGTATCAAATTGGACAACTCAAAAAAATAAGACACATCAAGCAGATCTCTGTTGATAATGGTCTCCAATCACTAGCTGTTCACCCAACCCAATCGTATGTACTTTTAGTATTTCATAGGTTCATAAGCCTTTGGGACGGGGAGCGAGGGTGGAAGTTGGTAAGAACATTCACTGGTCACAGCGGGTTTGTAAGGCAAGTCACATTCAACCCAATGGACACCAACAGTTTTGCTAGTGCTTCGGAAGATAACACGATAAAG GTTTGGAATATGGGTTCACCTGAACATAAGTATACTCTATCTGGTCATTCTGGCGGAGTGAACTGCCTGGATTTTTTCATGCGTGCCGGGCAGCAACATTTGGTTACTGGCTCCAACGATATAAATGCCAAG ATATGGGACTTGAAGGAAAGAATGTGTGTTTATACACTGAAAGCATTCATGTCTCCGGTTGTTTCTGTCGTTTCCCATCCCACTCTTCCAGTTCTAATTGCAGGTACAAAAGACGGCACTGTTCATTTGTGGAGCTCCACTGATTTCAG TTGCTTCATATTCCCCAGGCGTATGAGAGTCCTTCATGTTAACAAGAGCGGATTTGTTTCTGGTCTAGCATGTTCTATGGGGTCGAGAAG GGTTGTAATTGGAGATAATCAGACAGTGTCAATGATGGAGATCCATGGTGAAGAACCGGTTGCTAGAGATGGGAACAATGAAATTATATATGAACTACCGCGTTGGTGCACCTATCGTCAAAACAAACAATTTCAGCAGTTGATCCTGGGCGCTATTGCTATAATAGTGTTTCTTCTTTATGCTCTTCTTCGTCGTACGGAAGAGGAAGAGTTATTTTTTCGTGAAGACAATCATCTTTACTTTTCTTAA
- the LOC125523541 gene encoding lissencephaly-1 homolog isoform X5, whose protein sequence is MQCTDQLLVLNTTMSKDLILERFTKDLFNYETDSEVLDEAKSEGYSPMPLSLSSTANQNYQDAAKESSEPQPASDTAPEVILPGSVELFNDSPHMLHFPFEPNELIPSSLHLRNNTDAHVPFMLMKKSNNKGMCFVRLPLYGIVPPRSTYTLVVIIDKKENLPEEREDELILRSIINGKCSCTAVRLACEGLFEEAEKSGNTVVHTVKAVYARQEETTYEAILPPVKIMRMDDNYHTSNIFCLDAHPSEPWIITSHWSGQVIIWSCNTQEVMVSRNVGIGQVCSIKFIARKQLFVVGFTTGSIHVYKYQIGQLKKIRHIKQISVDNGLQSLAVHPTQSYVLLVFHRFISLWDGERGWKLVRTFTGHSGFVRQVTFNPMDTNSFASASEDNTIKVWNMGSPEHKYTLSGHSGGVNCLDFFMRAGQQHLVTGSNDINAKIWDLKERMCVYTLKAFMSPVVSVVNLPWLKQK, encoded by the exons ATGCAGTGCACAGACCAGTTGCTGGTACTAAACACTACTATGAGCAAGGATCTCATACTGGAGAGATTCACTAAAGACTTGTTCAACTACGAGACAGATAGTGAAGTGTTGGACGAAGCAAAATCTGAGGGTTATTCACCAATGCCTTTGTCGCTGTCGAGCACAGCCAATCAGAATTATCAAGATGCGGCAAAGGAATCTAGTGAGCCACAACCAGCAAGTGACACAGCACCTGAG GTAATCCTACCAGGCTCTGTTGAGCTTTTTAATGACTCCCCACATATGCTCCACTTCCCTTTTGAACCCAATGAGTTGATCCCGTCCTCTCTGCACCTAAGAAATAATACAGATGCACATGTGCCATTTATGCTTATGAAGAAGAGCAATAACAAAGGGATGTGCTTCGTAAGGCTGCCACTGTATGGCATTGTGCCTCCGAGATCCACTTACACTCTCGTGGTGATAATAGATAAAAAGGAAAACCTACCAGAAGAAAGAGAAGATGAACTAATCCTTCGTAGCATTATAAATGGCAAGTGTAGCTGTACTGCCGTACGGCTTGCTTGCGAGGGACTCTTTGAGGAAGCCGAAAAGTCAGGAAATACTGTGGTGCATACAGTGAAAGCTGTTTATGCTCGGCAAGAAGAGACAACATATGAG GCAATCCTGCCTCCAGTAAAG ATCATGCGTATGGATGATAATTACCATACTAGTAATATTTTCTGTCTAGATGCACATCCGTCGGAGCCATG GATTATAACAAGTCACTGGAGCGGACAAGTTATCATATGGAGCTGTAACACACAG GAAGTGATGGTTTCTCGTAATGTCGGAATCGGACAAG TTTGCTCTATTAAATTCATTGCACGCAAGCAATTATTTGTTGTTGGGTTCACTACCGGTTCCATCCATGTTTACAAGTATCAAATTGGACAACTCAAAAAAATAAGACACATCAAGCAGATCTCTGTTGATAATGGTCTCCAATCACTAGCTGTTCACCCAACCCAATCGTATGTACTTTTAGTATTTCATAGGTTCATAAGCCTTTGGGACGGGGAGCGAGGGTGGAAGTTGGTAAGAACATTCACTGGTCACAGCGGGTTTGTAAGGCAAGTCACATTCAACCCAATGGACACCAACAGTTTTGCTAGTGCTTCGGAAGATAACACGATAAAG GTTTGGAATATGGGTTCACCTGAACATAAGTATACTCTATCTGGTCATTCTGGCGGAGTGAACTGCCTGGATTTTTTCATGCGTGCCGGGCAGCAACATTTGGTTACTGGCTCCAACGATATAAATGCCAAG ATATGGGACTTGAAGGAAAGAATGTGTGTTTATACACTGAAAGCATTCATGTCTCCGGTTGTTTCTGTCGTT AACTTGCCTTGGCTTAAACAAAAATGA
- the LOC125523541 gene encoding lissencephaly-1 homolog isoform X4 has product MQCTDQLLVLNTTMSKDLILERFTKDLFNYETDSEVLDEAKSEGYSPMPLSLSSTANQNYQDAAKESSEPQPASDTAPEVILPGSVELFNDSPHMLHFPFEPNELIPSSLHLRNNTDAHVPFMLMKKSNNKGMCFVRLPLYGIVPPRSTYTLVVIIDKKENLPEEREDELILRSIINGKCSCTAVRLACEGLFEEAEKSGNTVVHTVKAVYARQEETTYEAILPPVKIMRMDDNYHTSNIFCLDAHPSEPWIITSHWSGQVIIWSCNTQEVMVSRNVGIGQVCSIKFIARKQLFVVGFTTGSIHVYKYQIGQLKKIRHIKQISVDNGLQSLAVHPTQSYVLLVFHRFISLWDGERGWKLVRTFTGHSGFVRQVTFNPMDTNSFASASEDNTIKVWNMGSPEHKYTLSGHSGGVNCLDFFMRAGQQHLVTGSNDINAKIWDLKERMCVYTLKAFMSPVVSVVSHPTLPVLIAGTKDGTVHLWSSTDFRRMRVLHVNKSGFVSGLACSMGSRRISEYRFVFTLSYVQIEYTYVVYSLFLWRHILSIFYMWHHKT; this is encoded by the exons ATGCAGTGCACAGACCAGTTGCTGGTACTAAACACTACTATGAGCAAGGATCTCATACTGGAGAGATTCACTAAAGACTTGTTCAACTACGAGACAGATAGTGAAGTGTTGGACGAAGCAAAATCTGAGGGTTATTCACCAATGCCTTTGTCGCTGTCGAGCACAGCCAATCAGAATTATCAAGATGCGGCAAAGGAATCTAGTGAGCCACAACCAGCAAGTGACACAGCACCTGAG GTAATCCTACCAGGCTCTGTTGAGCTTTTTAATGACTCCCCACATATGCTCCACTTCCCTTTTGAACCCAATGAGTTGATCCCGTCCTCTCTGCACCTAAGAAATAATACAGATGCACATGTGCCATTTATGCTTATGAAGAAGAGCAATAACAAAGGGATGTGCTTCGTAAGGCTGCCACTGTATGGCATTGTGCCTCCGAGATCCACTTACACTCTCGTGGTGATAATAGATAAAAAGGAAAACCTACCAGAAGAAAGAGAAGATGAACTAATCCTTCGTAGCATTATAAATGGCAAGTGTAGCTGTACTGCCGTACGGCTTGCTTGCGAGGGACTCTTTGAGGAAGCCGAAAAGTCAGGAAATACTGTGGTGCATACAGTGAAAGCTGTTTATGCTCGGCAAGAAGAGACAACATATGAG GCAATCCTGCCTCCAGTAAAG ATCATGCGTATGGATGATAATTACCATACTAGTAATATTTTCTGTCTAGATGCACATCCGTCGGAGCCATG GATTATAACAAGTCACTGGAGCGGACAAGTTATCATATGGAGCTGTAACACACAG GAAGTGATGGTTTCTCGTAATGTCGGAATCGGACAAG TTTGCTCTATTAAATTCATTGCACGCAAGCAATTATTTGTTGTTGGGTTCACTACCGGTTCCATCCATGTTTACAAGTATCAAATTGGACAACTCAAAAAAATAAGACACATCAAGCAGATCTCTGTTGATAATGGTCTCCAATCACTAGCTGTTCACCCAACCCAATCGTATGTACTTTTAGTATTTCATAGGTTCATAAGCCTTTGGGACGGGGAGCGAGGGTGGAAGTTGGTAAGAACATTCACTGGTCACAGCGGGTTTGTAAGGCAAGTCACATTCAACCCAATGGACACCAACAGTTTTGCTAGTGCTTCGGAAGATAACACGATAAAG GTTTGGAATATGGGTTCACCTGAACATAAGTATACTCTATCTGGTCATTCTGGCGGAGTGAACTGCCTGGATTTTTTCATGCGTGCCGGGCAGCAACATTTGGTTACTGGCTCCAACGATATAAATGCCAAG ATATGGGACTTGAAGGAAAGAATGTGTGTTTATACACTGAAAGCATTCATGTCTCCGGTTGTTTCTGTCGTTTCCCATCCCACTCTTCCAGTTCTAATTGCAGGTACAAAAGACGGCACTGTTCATTTGTGGAGCTCCACTGATTTCAG GCGTATGAGAGTCCTTCATGTTAACAAGAGCGGATTTGTTTCTGGTCTAGCATGTTCTATGGGGTCGAGAAG AATTTCGGAATATAGGTTCGTATTCACCCTTTCATATGTTCAGATAGAGTATACTTATGTGGTATACTCTCTATTTTTGTGGCGCCACATACTTTCTATTTTTTATATGTGGCACCACAAAACGTAA
- the LOC125523541 gene encoding guanine nucleotide-binding protein subunit beta-like isoform X6 yields the protein MQCTDQLLVLNTTMSKDLILERFTKDLFNYETDSEVLDEAKSEGYSPMPLSLSSTANQNYQDAAKESSEPQPASDTAPEVILPGSVELFNDSPHMLHFPFEPNELIPSSLHLRNNTDAHVPFMLMKKSNNKGMCFVRLPLYGIVPPRSTYTLVVIIDKKENLPEEREDELILRSIINGKCSCTAVRLACEGLFEEAEKSGNTVVHTVKAVYARQEETTYEAILPPVKIMRMDDNYHTSNIFCLDAHPSEPWIITSHWSGQVIIWSCNTQEVMVSRNVGIGQVCSIKFIARKQLFVVGFTTGSIHVYKYQIGQLKKIRHIKQISVDNGLQSLAVHPTQSYVLLVFHRFISLWDGERGWKLVRTFTGHSGFVRQVTFNPMDTNSFASASEDNTIKVWNMGSPEHKYTLSGHSGGVNCLDFFMRAGQQHLVTGSNDINAKGCNWR from the exons ATGCAGTGCACAGACCAGTTGCTGGTACTAAACACTACTATGAGCAAGGATCTCATACTGGAGAGATTCACTAAAGACTTGTTCAACTACGAGACAGATAGTGAAGTGTTGGACGAAGCAAAATCTGAGGGTTATTCACCAATGCCTTTGTCGCTGTCGAGCACAGCCAATCAGAATTATCAAGATGCGGCAAAGGAATCTAGTGAGCCACAACCAGCAAGTGACACAGCACCTGAG GTAATCCTACCAGGCTCTGTTGAGCTTTTTAATGACTCCCCACATATGCTCCACTTCCCTTTTGAACCCAATGAGTTGATCCCGTCCTCTCTGCACCTAAGAAATAATACAGATGCACATGTGCCATTTATGCTTATGAAGAAGAGCAATAACAAAGGGATGTGCTTCGTAAGGCTGCCACTGTATGGCATTGTGCCTCCGAGATCCACTTACACTCTCGTGGTGATAATAGATAAAAAGGAAAACCTACCAGAAGAAAGAGAAGATGAACTAATCCTTCGTAGCATTATAAATGGCAAGTGTAGCTGTACTGCCGTACGGCTTGCTTGCGAGGGACTCTTTGAGGAAGCCGAAAAGTCAGGAAATACTGTGGTGCATACAGTGAAAGCTGTTTATGCTCGGCAAGAAGAGACAACATATGAG GCAATCCTGCCTCCAGTAAAG ATCATGCGTATGGATGATAATTACCATACTAGTAATATTTTCTGTCTAGATGCACATCCGTCGGAGCCATG GATTATAACAAGTCACTGGAGCGGACAAGTTATCATATGGAGCTGTAACACACAG GAAGTGATGGTTTCTCGTAATGTCGGAATCGGACAAG TTTGCTCTATTAAATTCATTGCACGCAAGCAATTATTTGTTGTTGGGTTCACTACCGGTTCCATCCATGTTTACAAGTATCAAATTGGACAACTCAAAAAAATAAGACACATCAAGCAGATCTCTGTTGATAATGGTCTCCAATCACTAGCTGTTCACCCAACCCAATCGTATGTACTTTTAGTATTTCATAGGTTCATAAGCCTTTGGGACGGGGAGCGAGGGTGGAAGTTGGTAAGAACATTCACTGGTCACAGCGGGTTTGTAAGGCAAGTCACATTCAACCCAATGGACACCAACAGTTTTGCTAGTGCTTCGGAAGATAACACGATAAAG GTTTGGAATATGGGTTCACCTGAACATAAGTATACTCTATCTGGTCATTCTGGCGGAGTGAACTGCCTGGATTTTTTCATGCGTGCCGGGCAGCAACATTTGGTTACTGGCTCCAACGATATAAATGCCAAG GGTTGTAATTGGAGATAA